One window of the Maylandia zebra isolate NMK-2024a linkage group LG19, Mzebra_GT3a, whole genome shotgun sequence genome contains the following:
- the hspa4l gene encoding heat shock 70 kDa protein 4L — protein sequence MSVVGIDVGFQNCYIAVARSGGIETIANEYSDRCTPACVSLASKNRMIGNAAKSQIITNFKNTVHGFKKFHGRAFDDPFIQAERPKLPYSLHKLANGTTGIKVRYLDEDKVFTVEQITGMLLTKLKETSESALKKPVVDCVISVPSFFTDAERRSVFDATQIAGLNCLRLINDTTAVALAYGIYKQDLPTPEERPRNVVFVDMGHSSFQVSITAFHKGKLKVLATAFDPYLGGRNFDEALVDYFCEEFKGKYKLNVRDNPRAVLRLYQECEKLKKLMSANSSDLPLNIECFMNDIDVSSRMNRLHFEEMCAQYLMRVEIPLKSALEQSKLSRDDICAVEIVGGATRIPAIKERIAKFFCKDISTTLNADEAVARGCALQCAILSPAFKVREFSITDVVPFPITMRWKSPTEDGLGECEVFSKNHAAPFSKVITFHKREPFDLEAFYSNPQELPYSDHRIGFFSVQNVVPQPDGDSSKVKVKVRVNIHGIFSVSGASLIEKQKGEGEDMQTDTEPVVQNESRAEEQIKMQVDQEGQTQGEPQNEDASSSSKEGAAGEKQDPAAGGSKPKVKVKSIDLPIVINNIRQLDSDVLSNFVEYERQMIIQDKLVKELNDAKNAVEEYVYDLRDKLCGIYEKYITEGDSNRLTLMLEDTEKWLYEDGEDQPKQVYEEKLDALMRLGQPIQDRHREHEDRPRAFEELGKKLQLYMKFVDSYKQKDERFLHLSAEEMSTVEKCVTESMGWMNSKMNAQSKLALTQDPVVKVADMIAKIQELEDICNPVINRPKPTVEEAPEVNDQTSGAHNGPTAKQGGAEGKREAKGSQQTKPGTKEMEVD from the exons ATGTCAGTGGTAGGCATTGATGTGGGTTTCCAAAATTGTTACATCGCTGTGGCCAGGAGCGGTGGCATTGAAACCATTGCCAATGAATACAGTGACAGATGCACGCC GGCCTGTGTGTCTTTGGCCTCCAAAAATCGCATGATTGGAAATGCAGCCAAAAGTCAA ATTATAACAAACTTCAAAAATACAGTCCATGGCTTCAAAAAGTTCCACGGCAGAGCATTCGATGACCCATTTATCCAAGCAGAAAGACCTAAACTGCCTTACAGCTTGCATAAGCTGGCCAATGGAACCACTGGAATTAAG GTGCGTTACTTGGACGAGGATAAAGTGTTCACAGTTGAGCAGATCACGGGGATGCTGCTCACCAAGCTGAAGGAGACGTCAGAGAGCGCCCTGAAGAAGCCGGTGGTGGATTGTGTCATCTCT GTCCCAAGTTTTTTCACAGATGCTGAAAGGCGGTCGGTGTTCGATGCAACTCAGATTGCAGGGCTGAATTGCTTGCGGCTAATTAATGACACCACTGCAG TGGCTTTGGCTTATGGGATCTACAAGCAAGACCTTCCTACACCAGAAGAGAGGCCGAGAAACGTGGTATTTGTGGACATGGGGCATTCGTCATTCCAGGTGTCTATCACTGCCTTCCACAAAGGCAAACTCAAG GTTCTTGCCACAGCATTTgatccataccttggagggcgtAATTTTGATGAGGCATTGGTAGATTACTTCTGCGAGGAGTTTAAGGGCAAGTACAAGCTCAACGTGAGGGACAACCCGAGGGCTGTGCTGCGGCTATACCAGGAGTGCGAGAAACTGAAGAAGCTCATGAGTGCCAACTCCTCCGACCTGCCTCTAAACATAGAGTGCTTCATGAATGACATTGATGTTTCCAGCAGGATGAACAG GTTACACTTTGAAGAGATGTGTGCTCAGTATCTCATGAGAGTTGAGATTCCATTGAAATCGGCCCTTGAACAATCAA AGTTGAGTCGGGATGATATCTGTGCAGTGGAGATAGTTGGAGGAGCCACAAGGATCCCGGCTATCAAAGAGAGGATCGCCAAGTTCTTCTGCAAAGACATCAGCACCACACTCAATGCAGACGAAGCTGTAGCAAGAGGCTGTGCACTGCAG TGCGCAATTTTGTCACCAGCATTTAAGGTTCGGGAATTCTCTATCACTGATGTGGTTCCTTTCCCGATTACTATGCGCTGGAAATCACCCACAGAGGATGGATTGGG AGAGTGCGAGGTGTTCAGTAAGAATCATGCTGCTCCTTTTTCCAAAGTGATTACCTTCCACAAGAGGGAACCCTTCGACCTTGAAGCCTTTTACAGCAACCCTCAAGAACTGCCCTACTCCGACCACAGGATAG GCTTTTTTTCAGTACAGAATGTGGTTCCCCAGCCAGATGGTGACAGCTCTAAAGTGAAAGTCAAAGTGCGCGTCAACATCCACGGCATCTTCAGCGTGTCCGGCGCTTCTCTGATTGAGAAGCAGAAAGGAGAGGGCGAGGACATGCAAACTGATACAGAGCCAGTGGTGCAGAATGAGAGCAGAGCAGAGGAGCAG ATCAAAATGCAGGTGGATCAGGAAGGCCAAACCCAAGGGGAGCCGCAGAATGAGGATGCCAGTTCCAGCAGTAAG GAGGGAGCAGCTGGTGAGAAGCAGGACCCAGCAGCAGGAGGAAGCAAGCCCAAAGTCAAGGTGAAGAGTATCGATCTTCCCATTGTGATCAACAACATTCGACAGCTTGACAGTGACGTCCTTTCTAACTTTGTGGAGTATGAG CGTCAGATGATTATCCAGGACAAACTTGTGAAAGAGCTGAACGACGCAAAGAATGCTGTGGAGGAGTATGTGTATGATCTGCGGGACAAACTTTGTGGGATTTATGAAAAGTACATCACTGAGGGG GACAGCAACCGGCTGACGCTGATGCTGGAGGACACAGAGAAGTGGCTCTATGAGGATGGGGAAGACCAACCCAAACAAGTCTATGAGGAGAAGCTAGATGCACTTATG AGGTTGGGCCAGCCCATTCAGGACCGGCACAGGGAGCATGAGGACAGGCCGAGAGCATTTGAGGAACTGGGAAAGAAACTGCAACTCTACATGAAGTTTGTAGATTCCTACAAACAGAAG GACGAGCGATTCCTTCATTTGAGTGCAGAGGAAATGAGCACTGTGGAGAAGTGTGTGACTGAAAGCATGGGCTGGATGAACAGCAAGATGAATGCGCAGAGTAAACTTGCTTTAACTCAAGACCCAGTTGTCAAAGTAGCAGACATGATCGCTAAAATCCAG GAGCTGGAGGACATATGTAATCCAGTGATCAACAGGCCAAAGCCCACAGTGGAGGAGGCCCCCGAGGTGAACGACCAAACCAGCGGAGCTCACAACGGCCCGACGGCTAAGCAGGGAGGAGCGGAAGGAAAGAGGGAAGCAAAGGGGAGCCAGCAGACGAAGCCGGGCACAAAAGAGATGGAGGTGGACTGA
- the mrpl35 gene encoding large ribosomal subunit protein bL35m codes for MAATLARRLSGLLRPLSVSVCARTPQTCQSSLVQSAHLYSSFTAAVRAPLQGTVWQTPRYNILQRVSALVPSRTQQPSRSLTYYSVKKGKRKSVKSVTDRFMRLHCGLWIRRKAGYKKKLWKKKPARRKRLREIVFCSKTQCKLLDKMTTSFWKRRNWYVDDPYLKYHDRVNLKP; via the exons ATGGCGGCCACCCTGGCAAGGAGGCTGTCTG GGTTGCTGAGGCCGCTGTCCGTGTCTGTATGTGCCCGGACACCACAGACCTGTCAGTCCAGCCTCGTCCAGTCTGCGCATCTCTACAGTTCTTTTACAGCCGCTGTCCGTGCTCCTCTCCAGGGTACAGTGTGGCAGACACCACGCTACAACATACTGCAGAG GGTGTCGGCACTTGTTCCTAGTCGAACTCAGCAGCCAAGCAGAAGTCTGACTTACTATAGTGTCAAGAAGGGGAAGAGAAAGAGTGTAAAATCTGTCACAGATAGGTTCATGAGGCTGCACTGTGGCCTTTGGATCCGACGCAAG GCTGGATACAAGAAGAAGCTCTGGAAGAAGAAACCTGCCAGACGAAAGCGCCTCAGAGAGATCGTATTCTGTAGCAAAACACAATGCAAGCTTTTAGATAAAATGACAACCTCATTTTGGAAAAGGAGAAACTGGTACGTCGATGATCCATACCTGAAGTACCACGATCGGGTCAACCTCAAACCCTAA
- the reep1 gene encoding receptor expression-enhancing protein 1 isoform X1, translating to MVSWIISRLVVLVFGTLYPAYSSYKAVKSKDVKEYVKWMMYWIIFALFTSVEVFTDMFLCWLPFYYELKIAFVVWLLSPYTKGSSVLYRKFVHPTLSSKEKDIDEYICQAKDKSYDTLVHFGRKGLNVAATAAVMAATKGQGVLSDRLRSFSMQDLSSYQSDPVNSSSDSTQPAAAQHRTRPMMRSKSESYKGQDFDMTEFEVLGLDQRDSKEFLSQNASTSESEPTPITPTMTPQSTPPSAPSLPPTPVALEQPEEVRKEAQAASKSLTKRKAPEPPHRVLRPLTRSRSALSSNNEAM from the exons ATGGTCTCCTGGATCATCTCTAGACTTGTGGT acTCGTCTTTGGTACACTATATCCTGCATACTCTTCTTATAAAGCTGTGAAGTCCAAAGATGTGAAAGAATAC GTGAAATGGATGATGTACTGGATAATATTTGCCCTATTTACATCTGTGGAAGTGTTTACAGACATGTTTCTTTGTTG GCTTCCTTTCTACTATGAACTGAAGATAGCCTTTGTGGTGTGGCTGCTATCCCCTTACACTAAAGGTTCCAGTGTGCTATACAGGAAGTTTGTTCATCCCACGCTTTCCTCAAAAGAAAAG GACATTGATGAGTATATCTGCCAAGCAAAGGACAAAAGCTATGACACACTGGTGCATTTTGGGAGAAAAGGACTGAACgttgcagccacagctgcagTCATGGCTGCAACAAAG GGTCAAGGAGTTCTGTCAGACAGACTCAGGAGTTTCAGCATGCAGGATCTCTCTTCCTACCAGTCTGACCCTGTTAACAGCAGCTCCGACTCTACGCAGCCTGCAGCCGCACAGCACCGAACCCGACCTATGATGCGCAGCAAGTCTGAGAGCTACAAGG GGCAGGATTTTGACATGACTGAGTTTGAGGTGTTGGGGTTGGACCAGCGGGACTCCAAGGAGTTTCTGTCCCAGAATGCTTCAACTTCTGAGTCTGAGCCCACGCCCATTACACCCACTATGACACCCCAGTCCACCCCACCCTCCGCACCCTCTCTACCTCCCACTCCGGTGGCTCTGGAGCAGCCTGAGGAGGTGAGGAAAGAGGCGCAGGCAGCGTCAAAATCTCTGACTAAGCGGAAGGCTCCTGAG CCTCCTCATAGAGTCTTAAGGCCTCTCACAAGATCCAGGAGTGCTCTTTCTTCGAACAATGAAGCCATGTGA
- the chmp3 gene encoding charged multivesicular body protein 3: MGLFGKSQEKPAADLVKEWNHKIRKEMRVVDRQIRDIQREEEKVKRSIKDAAKKGQKDVCVVLAKEVIQSKRAVTKLHASKAQMNSVVLSMKNQLAVARVAGAMQKSTDVMKAMHNLVKIPEIQATMRELSKEMTKAGIIEEMMEDTFESMEDGEEMEEAAEEEVDRILFDITAGALGKAPNKVTDALPEMEPAGATAASDEESEEDIEEMQSRLAALRS, encoded by the exons ATGGGACTGTTCGGGAAATCACAGGAGAAGCCAGCAGCTGATTTG GTTAAGGAGTGGAATCATAAAATCAGGAAGGAAATGAGAGTGGTGGACAGACAAATTCGAG ATAttcaaagagaagaagaaaaagttaaACGATCCATCAAAGACGCTGCCAAAAAGGGACAGAAAGATGTGTGCGTGGTGCTTGCGAAGGAGGTGATTCAGTCCAAACGAGCTGTCACAAAACTTCACGCTTCCAAAGCACAGATGAACTCTGTAGTTCTCAGCATGAAGAATCAGCTTG CTGTGGCGCGTGTTGCTGGAGCAATGCAGAAGAGCACAGACGTCATGAAAGCCATGCACAATCTAGTCAAAATCCCAGAGATCCAGGCCACCATGAGGGAGCTGTCGAAGGAGATGACGAAG GCTGGTATCATTGAGGAAATGATGGAAGATACTTTTGAGAGCATGGAAGACGgagaggagatggaggaagCAGCGGAGGAGGAAGTCGACAGGATCCTCTTTGATATCACAGCag GTGCCCTTGGCAAAGCACCGAACAAAGTCACAGATGCCCTGCCTGAAATGGAGCCCGCTGGAGCCACTGCGGCTTCAGATGAAGAGTCAGAGGAGGACATTGAAGAGATGCAGTCAAGATTGGCAGCCCTGAGGAGCTAA
- the reep1 gene encoding receptor expression-enhancing protein 1 isoform X2 — protein MVSWIISRLVVLVFGTLYPAYSSYKAVKSKDVKEYVKWMMYWIIFALFTSVEVFTDMFLCWLPFYYELKIAFVVWLLSPYTKGSSVLYRKFVHPTLSSKEKDIDEYICQAKDKSYDTLVHFGRKGLNVAATAAVMAATKGQGVLSDRLRSFSMQDLSSYQSDPVNSSSDSTQPAAAQHRTRPMMRSKSESYKGQDFDMTEFEVLGLDQRDSKEFLSQNASTSESEPTPITPTMTPQSTPPSAPSLPPTPVALEQPEEPPHRVLRPLTRSRSALSSNNEAM, from the exons ATGGTCTCCTGGATCATCTCTAGACTTGTGGT acTCGTCTTTGGTACACTATATCCTGCATACTCTTCTTATAAAGCTGTGAAGTCCAAAGATGTGAAAGAATAC GTGAAATGGATGATGTACTGGATAATATTTGCCCTATTTACATCTGTGGAAGTGTTTACAGACATGTTTCTTTGTTG GCTTCCTTTCTACTATGAACTGAAGATAGCCTTTGTGGTGTGGCTGCTATCCCCTTACACTAAAGGTTCCAGTGTGCTATACAGGAAGTTTGTTCATCCCACGCTTTCCTCAAAAGAAAAG GACATTGATGAGTATATCTGCCAAGCAAAGGACAAAAGCTATGACACACTGGTGCATTTTGGGAGAAAAGGACTGAACgttgcagccacagctgcagTCATGGCTGCAACAAAG GGTCAAGGAGTTCTGTCAGACAGACTCAGGAGTTTCAGCATGCAGGATCTCTCTTCCTACCAGTCTGACCCTGTTAACAGCAGCTCCGACTCTACGCAGCCTGCAGCCGCACAGCACCGAACCCGACCTATGATGCGCAGCAAGTCTGAGAGCTACAAGG GGCAGGATTTTGACATGACTGAGTTTGAGGTGTTGGGGTTGGACCAGCGGGACTCCAAGGAGTTTCTGTCCCAGAATGCTTCAACTTCTGAGTCTGAGCCCACGCCCATTACACCCACTATGACACCCCAGTCCACCCCACCCTCCGCACCCTCTCTACCTCCCACTCCGGTGGCTCTGGAGCAGCCTGAGGAG CCTCCTCATAGAGTCTTAAGGCCTCTCACAAGATCCAGGAGTGCTCTTTCTTCGAACAATGAAGCCATGTGA